A window of Salmo trutta chromosome 17, fSalTru1.1, whole genome shotgun sequence genomic DNA:
TGATAGTATCCAACCAGTATCCgtgcatgtgtacgtgtgtgcaggcatgcatgcatacatgtgTGGTTACTCACATGATCCGTACGTAGAGTATGTTCAATCTCTATGGTCCTTTTCTGTGTTACTGCATAGTTACTGTAATACATTATCACTTGCATCTAATGCAGGAAGCTGCTATGTCTCGTCTGATCTATAGGCCTTCCTGAGGACTTCAACAGTAAGGACTACAAGCCCACTGCAGGGCCCTACTGCTTCATAGAACAGCTGTGTGAACTGCATGATGGCCTGGtgctggaggcaaagggggtcaAGGAACACTTCTGGAAACCATTCATCAAGAGGCTCTTCCATAAGAAGGTGAGGCAcacgcacaaatacacacacctcagtcctacacacacacacacacaccttagtcCTACACAATCTACTTGTCTGCCTTGTCTCATCATGGATTTTCTGTGTCATCAACAGATTCTCAAAGGGAAAGAAGATAGCTTGACTGGCTTCTTCGATCCTATGAATTTTGGAGACAGTTTGTAAGTCAATCCTTATCTTGTCTCTGCACAGAGCAGATATTGACAGTCTTTTTGAGTGATATTCAACGTTtcatatacattgagtgtacaaagcTTTAAGAactccatgacatagactgatcaggtgaatccaggtgaaagctatgatcccttattgatgttgcatgttaaatccacttcaataagtgtagatgaaggggaggagacaggttaaagaaggatttttaagccttgagacaattgagacgaatttaggctgttctgagggtcaaggtgctcctaatgtttggtatactctctgtgtgtgtgtgtctagtgcgTCCATGGGGCGTGTGTACGAGGAGCATGTTCTAGCCACAGGGGGTCTGGATGAGAGGATCTTCCTGGGAGAGGGGGCCAATGACGACATTGGCACACCAGGCCCCTGTCTCTGTGTGGGAGTAAAGAACCAGGACGCCTCCGCATACAGACTCTACAGCAGTCTGACTGTAagacgcgcatacacacacacattattatacTATTATTATACATTATTGCTTGTTATGTATGAAATATGCTGCTGTTATTATGATTACTGTAACACACAAACGCACATACACGTCTTGTGTCTTTGAGTCTGAATTCAATGCAAATGTACAGTAACCCCTTTGCTATGTCCCCTTTGTGTGTCCTGTAGGCCTCAGCCTTGAAGGTGTCTACTCCCCTGACGGGTCTTAAGTATGTCCAGGACAACTGTCTGGGCACGCCGGTATCTACAGCCATGCAGAGTGTTGGCCGACTCCACAGCCTGCTCACAGGACTCAAACACCGCCCCAGTGGCAGACTCACAGACTTACTGAGGTATTGCACACAATACAAATAATCAAATATATTCTAAGCTGCACACAACCACACCAGTGGCCCAAAACATTTTGAATGGGGTGGCCAAGGTGGAGCACAGACAGTTTTGGGGGGCCAAAACATTTTTAACCTTAATCGAAGCaagtcagattttttttctttatataTTTCTGATGGTTCAACGCATTAAATACTTCGCGATTTTATATAAGGGTATTAGCATACAGTAGTAAATTCTCTTGAAAGTGGCATCCAAAGTGCTAATTATACCGTGACATTTAGGGGGGCTCTATTCTTTTTAACTGGACCTCCTATGTGTGCACTTCTTTTTGATGGACTTCATGGTAAAGACATGTAATTTAACCATACAAATGTGTTACCTTTTTAATgtgtcatgaacacaaccagtcaggatgttttCCCCTGATTGGTcgaacaaatcacttcaaaatgtAGGTTACCTGTGCACGTTCGTCTACTCCAAAATAAGTCTAGCATccgaacagtgcactgtgcacccacCACTTGAATGGAAAGGGACATCCTATTACAAACACCATCAGTGTAATGACATTCAGCCTATaaagtggtgtgtattcatggatgccaagggaagccaggcttccccccaaaatgttacaataaaaaaagaaacaacaTTTTCTAATGTGATTTCTCATTTGTGTCTATCCATGTTTCATAAATTTCCTTAGATTTGCAAGAGGCTGATTCTGATTCAacagagaaagcatccgagcgggGCAAGCAGCGCCCCTCTATCTTAGTAtctgtagcccatgtatctgtagcccatgtatctgatgctgtctggtcaaaaataatgtgacatgtcatactctttttggccagatggcatcagatacatgggctacacatacaaagacagaggggcactgtttgCCCCTGCTCGTATTGTATTCTTTCTTCGGTGAGATTGATGAGTCTTGCTGAAGGTGTGCATCTTTGTCAAAATTATCAATATATTCAGAGACAAACTATCTCAATCTCTGGGGGGGGGCACTTGGGTGGCCAGTCAGATTccacattctgtgtgtgtgtgaaccacaTACAGATTGttattatttattgttttatGTATTGGATAGGCCTTTTCAAATACTCACCCATTCTTATATTGTTACCACACGGAAGAGTTCAGTGGTCCATTTTCATTTTCGGTTGTTAGTATTTGAGCCATGAAGGGTGTTAAAACAGTTTTGGGGTGTAAGTATGAGTTTGAAGGGTGAATTATCAGTAACTGTGTCTGTCTTGTTCCAGGGCGTGTGCCAGAGACCCAAGTGAGACCATCTCCACTAGGCTGAAGGACATGTGCCAGGTCTTTTGTCAGCACTTTGAGGGCAAAGGGGAGGAGAACGCAGGACTGGGGAAAGACATTGCAGTGAAGTACTTCCGCCTGGCGGAGGCGCTCTACTATAAAACCCTGGAGGCCGTCATTGACCAGGAGAAGGAGAGACTGGGCGACACGGACCTCTCTGTGAGTCTCACCTGCGCTGCCCTGCTAGCTCAGCTTAGTTTGCTGTAGCTAACTAGAAATTTCACACACATTTCCCATTGACGTCAAAGCATTTTTTATGCAAAGATCCAAGTTACAGTATTGTATTTTCAGTTcacatttacactgagtgtacaaaacattgggaacacctgttctttccatgacagactgaccagttgaatccaggggaaagctatggtcccttattgatgtcacctgttaaatccacttcaatcagtgtagatgaaggggcggAGATGGgtaaaagaaggatttttaagccttgacacaattgagacatggattatgtatgtgtgccattcagagggtgaatgagcaagacaaaatatttaagtgcccttgaatggggtatagtagtaggtggcAGGCGCACCGGTATGAGTGTGCAacactgctgagtttttcacgctcaacagtttcctgtgtgtatcaagaattgtccaccacccaaaggacatccatccaacttgacacaactgtgggaagcattggagccaacatgggccagcatccctgtggagcgctttcaacaccttgtagagtccatacccagacgaattgaggctgttctcaaGGCAAaacggggtgcaactcaatatttggaaggtgttcctaatgttttgtacacagtataTGTTTAAATTGGGCTCTATGTTGAGATATTGCATGTTATGTCACTTTCATCTCTGCCAGTCTTGGAAAATAATTTGTTCTCTATGGTGGATGAGCAATAAACCCTTTGTTCTGTTGTGTGTCCTTAGGGTATTCTGGAGCAGGATGTGTTCCAGCGCTCTCTGCTGGCCTGCTGTCTAGAGATTGTCATCTTCTCCTACCGACCCCCAGGGGACTTCCCACAAGTCATACACATCTTCCAACTCCCCGCATATCACTTCTACAAGGTACATGCATGTACTTATATCTGTATTATGTGTTTTAATGTGTGATTGTCCTagtcatgagtgtgtgtgttagtcatgagtgtgtgtgtgactagacAGTGTGTAACTTTCTCCCCTTTTGTCTGTGTGcgtttgtgcatgtgtgcgtcCGTGCGTGCGTTCATGCATATCTGTGTAATATATCTCAGGTGATTGAGGTGCTGGTACGGGCAGAGCAGGGCTTGTTCAGGGAGGTAGTGAAGCATCTGAACCAGGTGGAGGAACAGGTCCTGGAGAGCCTGGCCTGGAGGGGGGGATCCCCGCTGTGGGACAGCGTCAGGGAGGCCAAGAACCAGCCACCAGCTTGCCAGGAGGTAGGACATCCACAGCACCCCTCCTTATCCCCACCCACATGCACAGCTAAGAAAATGGTGCCAAGTTTCACTTCTCACACACATGCTGAATCATGTGGCCCCAAAGTAACTCTGAATTCAATGTCTTGAAAAAGATGGACTGGACTGAAATTGGAACAAAATAACAATCTTTCTCAATGATGTTCAGGTGATGCCACCGCAGCACCTGGAGGATGGGAACGGAGACAGCAGTGCTGGCAGCGCCCCTCTCATCCCTAACAACCATGGCACTGACCTAAGCACCAACAGTGGTGGGAAAGGTTAGTCATTTAGCTTGTTAGCTCGTCAGGAGGTCAATTTGTCTGTCAGTTGTGCAATAACTCATTCAAATAGTCAGTCAGTTGGttacctcctccctccccctctccccacttCGCCCCCAGGTGTTTCTCCCTCTCCCACCACCCTGTTGGACCGCTACAGCTCCCCCCCCACGGGCTTGGCCAGGAGACGGCTGTTTGTGGACGCTTCCTTCGACACCCCATCGgacccctcctccaccaccaccactaacaccaccGTCAGGACCTCCCAGGCCATCGTCACCACCACCATCCCTGCCGGACAGACAGTGGTCACTATGGCAACGGCAACGGTTACCGCTAACAACGGACAGACGGTCACCATACCTGTGCAAGGTGACGTTTGCAGATtcattactgtacagtatgacATTATGGTTTGTTGTACACCTTTGCCATTACTGCCAAATGATACTGTATATGACTCCTATATGCATTGTATAGTGGGGTTTCTGACTGATGCAGGTTATTAATGAGAAATCTCATGCCCTCTGACCTCTGCAGGAATAGCCAATGAGAACGGAGGCATCACCTTCATCCCTGTCCAGGTGAGTGTGACGGGACAAGGCACGGCCATGCTCCAGCCCCTGTCTGCCCAGTCCCTGACTGGCACTTTGACCAGCCAACCACAGACCACCACCACCCTGAACAGTCCTGCCCCACAGGGCAGCCCCGCCACCAGTAAACCAATCAAGAAGCTGGCAGCCCAGGTCCCGTCCAGTAACAAGCCTCAGAAAAAGGGTTCCCTCTCGCTGTTCTTCCGCAAGGTAAGGGCACACAAACATAATCTCCATCTGTCACTgaatttaaagggatagttcaggcACGTTACAAATCTAACTCATCTCTTTTGGATAGGGaggaagtatactgaacaaaaatataaacgcaacatgtaaaatgttggtcccatgtttcaagagCTGTAAAAGaaggtcccagaaatgttccatatgcacaaaaagcttatttctctcaaatgttgtgcacaaatttgtttaaatccctgttagtgagcatttctcctttgccaagataatctattcacctgacaggtgtggcatatcaagaaactgat
This region includes:
- the LOC115152303 gene encoding retinoblastoma-like protein 2 isoform X2; its protein translation is MNEEEDYLQKTRQGFEDLCRALNMDEEASNEAWKSYENISKNYTLEGSELHWLACALYVACRTAIPTVGKGTAEGNYVSLTRILSCSEQSLIEFFNKMKKWQDMASLPQDFCQSTEKLERNFTISAVIFKKYVPIFKAIFKAPSDDPPRVHRSRKQRRHPCTVAEVFNFCWILFVNAKGNFPMISDDLVNSYHLLLCALDLVFSNALLCNTRKELLNPNFKGLPEDFNSKDYKPTAGPYCFIEQLCELHDGLVLEAKGVKEHFWKPFIKRLFHKKILKGKEDSLTGFFDPMNFGDSFASMGRVYEEHVLATGGLDERIFLGEGANDDIGTPGPCLCVGVKNQDASAYRLYSSLTASALKVSTPLTGLKYVQDNCLGTPVSTAMQSVGRLHSLLTGLKHRPSGRLTDLLRACARDPSETISTRLKDMCQVFCQHFEGKGEENAGLGKDIAVKYFRLAEALYYKTLEAVIDQEKERLGDTDLSGILEQDVFQRSLLACCLEIVIFSYRPPGDFPQVIHIFQLPAYHFYKVIEVLVRAEQGLFREVVKHLNQVEEQVLESLAWRGGSPLWDSVREAKNQPPACQEVMPPQHLEDGNGDSSAGSAPLIPNNHGTDLSTNSGGKGVSPSPTTLLDRYSSPPTGLARRRLFVDASFDTPSDPSSTTTTNTTVRTSQAIVTTTIPAGQTVVTMATATVTANNGQTVTIPVQGIANENGGITFIPVQVSVTGQGTAMLQPLSAQSLTGTLTSQPQTTTTLNSPAPQGSPATSKPIKKLAAQVPSSNKPQKKGSLSLFFRKVYHMASVRLRDLCAKLDISSELRRKIWTCFEYSLVQCTELMMDRHLDQLLMCAVYVMAKVTKEDKSFQNIMKCYRSQPQASSSVYRSVLISGKKKRLSGSSVGNTQSSHTDNSQEQGSGDSSPVPMCSTSTLPAPQTGSIPSTLAPSTSSSLPPSQEQDKDGGVVGEEERGDLIHFYNRVYIKQMRHFALRYSPSSPSAGSPPLCPYPSLRTSSPRRVLLSHNHSIYISPHKTTGSPPTPSTTARDKIFYYICSSPSNRLAEINSMIRTGETPTKKRSMQLEEEPSPKRVCPNNQTALLRRLQDVANDRSSSH
- the LOC115152303 gene encoding retinoblastoma-like protein 2 isoform X1 — its product is MNEEEDYLQKTRQGFEDLCRALNMDEEASNEAWKSYENISKNYTLEGSELHWLACALYVACRTAIPTVGKGTAEGNYVSLTRILSCSEQSLIEFFNKMKKWQDMASLPQDFCQSTEKLERNFTISAVIFKKYVPIFKAIFKAPSDDPPRVHRSRKQRRHPCTVAEVFNFCWILFVNAKGNFPMISDDLVNSYHLLLCALDLVFSNALLCNTRKELLNPNFKGLPEDFNSKDYKPTAGPYCFIEQLCELHDGLVLEAKGVKEHFWKPFIKRLFHKKILKGKEDSLTGFFDPMNFGDSFASMGRVYEEHVLATGGLDERIFLGEGANDDIGTPGPCLCVGVKNQDASAYRLYSSLTASALKVSTPLTGLKYVQDNCLGTPVSTAMQSVGRLHSLLTGLKHRPSGRLTDLLRACARDPSETISTRLKDMCQVFCQHFEGKGEENAGLGKDIAVKYFRLAEALYYKTLEAVIDQEKERLGDTDLSGILEQDVFQRSLLACCLEIVIFSYRPPGDFPQVIHIFQLPAYHFYKVIEVLVRAEQGLFREVVKHLNQVEEQVLESLAWRGGSPLWDSVREAKNQPPACQEVMPPQHLEDGNGDSSAGSAPLIPNNHGTDLSTNSGGKGVSPSPTTLLDRYSSPPTGLARRRLFVDASFDTPSDPSSTTTTNTTVRTSQAIVTTTIPAGQTVVTMATATVTANNGQTVTIPVQGIANENGGITFIPVQVSVTGQGTAMLQPLSAQSLTGTLTSQPQTTTTLNSPAPQGSPATSKPIKKLAAQVPSSNKPQKKGSLSLFFRKVYHMASVRLRDLCAKLDISSELRRKIWTCFEYSLVQCTELMMDRHLDQLLMCAVYVMAKVTKEDKSFQNIMKCYRSQPQASSSVYRSVLISGKKKRLSGSSVGNTQSSHTDNSQEQGSGDSSPVPMCSTSTLPAPQTGSIPSTLAPSTSSSLPPSQEQDKDGGVVGEEERGDLIHFYNRVYIKQMRHFALRYSPSSPSAGVQSPPLCPYPSLRTSSPRRVLLSHNHSIYISPHKTTGSPPTPSTTARDKIFYYICSSPSNRLAEINSMIRTGETPTKKRSMQLEEEPSPKRVCPNNQTALLRRLQDVANDRSSSH
- the LOC115152303 gene encoding retinoblastoma-like protein 2 isoform X4, with the translated sequence MISDDLVNSYHLLLCALDLVFSNALLCNTRKELLNPNFKGLPEDFNSKDYKPTAGPYCFIEQLCELHDGLVLEAKGVKEHFWKPFIKRLFHKKILKGKEDSLTGFFDPMNFGDSFASMGRVYEEHVLATGGLDERIFLGEGANDDIGTPGPCLCVGVKNQDASAYRLYSSLTASALKVSTPLTGLKYVQDNCLGTPVSTAMQSVGRLHSLLTGLKHRPSGRLTDLLRACARDPSETISTRLKDMCQVFCQHFEGKGEENAGLGKDIAVKYFRLAEALYYKTLEAVIDQEKERLGDTDLSGILEQDVFQRSLLACCLEIVIFSYRPPGDFPQVIHIFQLPAYHFYKVIEVLVRAEQGLFREVVKHLNQVEEQVLESLAWRGGSPLWDSVREAKNQPPACQEVMPPQHLEDGNGDSSAGSAPLIPNNHGTDLSTNSGGKGVSPSPTTLLDRYSSPPTGLARRRLFVDASFDTPSDPSSTTTTNTTVRTSQAIVTTTIPAGQTVVTMATATVTANNGQTVTIPVQGIANENGGITFIPVQVSVTGQGTAMLQPLSAQSLTGTLTSQPQTTTTLNSPAPQGSPATSKPIKKLAAQVPSSNKPQKKGSLSLFFRKVYHMASVRLRDLCAKLDISSELRRKIWTCFEYSLVQCTELMMDRHLDQLLMCAVYVMAKVTKEDKSFQNIMKCYRSQPQASSSVYRSVLISGKKKRLSGSSVGNTQSSHTDNSQEQGSGDSSPVPMCSTSTLPAPQTGSIPSTLAPSTSSSLPPSQEQDKDGGVVGEEERGDLIHFYNRVYIKQMRHFALRYSPSSPSAGVQSPPLCPYPSLRTSSPRRVLLSHNHSIYISPHKTTGSPPTPSTTARDKIFYYICSSPSNRLAEINSMIRTGETPTKKRSMQLEEEPSPKRVCPNNQTALLRRLQDVANDRSSSH